A window of Theropithecus gelada isolate Dixy chromosome 14, Tgel_1.0, whole genome shotgun sequence contains these coding sequences:
- the DRAP1 gene encoding dr1-associated corepressor → MPSKKKKYNARFPPARIKKIMQTDEEIGKVAAAVPVIISRALELFLESLLKKACQVTQSRNAKTMTTSHLKQCIELEQQFDFLKDLVASVPDMQGDGEDNHMDGDKGARRGRKPGSGGRKNGGMGTKSKDKKLSGTDSEQEDESEDTDTDGEEETSQPPPQASHPPAHFQSPPTPFLPFASTLPLPPAPPGPSAPDEEDEEDYDS, encoded by the exons ATGCCGAGCAAGAAGAAGAAGTACAACGCGCGGTTCCCGCCG GCGCGGATCAAGAAGATCATGCAGACGGACGAAGAGATTGGGAAGGTGGCGGCAGCGGTGCCTGTCATCATCT CCCGGGCGCTTGAGCTCTTCCTAGAGTCGCTGTTGAAGAAGGCCTGCCAGGTGACCCAGTCCCGGAACGCCAAGACCATGACCACATCCCACCT gaagcagTGCATCGAGCTGGAGCAGCAGTTTGACTTCTTGAAGGACTTGGTGGCATCTGTTCCCGACATGCAGGGGGACGGGGAGGACAACCACATGGATGGGGACAAGGGCGCCCGCAG GGGCCGGAAACCGGGCAGCGGCGGCCGGAAGAACGGTGGAATGGGAACGAAAAGCAAGGACAAGAAGCTGTCCGGGACAGACTCGGAGCAGGAG GATGAATCTGAGGACACAGATACTGATGGGGAAGAGGAGACATCAcaacccccaccccaggccagcCACCCCCCTGCCCACTTTCAGAG CCCCCCGACGCCCTTCCTGCCCTTCGCCTCTACTCTGCCTTTGCCCCCCGCACCCCCGGGCCCCTCAGCACCTGATGAAGAGGACGAAGAGGATTATGACTCCTAG